Proteins encoded by one window of Roseibium sp. Sym1:
- a CDS encoding PaaI family thioesterase: MTGAGEDECGEVTGWKPLEIGGFMDGIGPLLATRSQEEWRYGLDTDARHLNPIGLVHGGVTASLIDHAFAMVAWEASGRAPTATVQMDIRYLGAARKGDRLEASAVIRHRTGSMLFLDADVQAAGRAVASASAIMKIIRPSSGASRDTQ, from the coding sequence ATGACCGGTGCGGGCGAAGATGAGTGCGGCGAGGTGACCGGCTGGAAACCTCTGGAAATCGGTGGCTTCATGGACGGTATCGGACCGCTGCTGGCCACGCGTTCACAGGAGGAATGGCGATACGGGCTCGATACGGATGCCCGGCACCTCAATCCGATCGGGCTGGTCCACGGCGGTGTGACCGCAAGCCTGATCGATCACGCCTTTGCCATGGTCGCCTGGGAGGCAAGCGGACGCGCGCCGACGGCAACCGTGCAGATGGACATCAGGTATCTGGGCGCCGCAAGAAAAGGCGACCGGCTGGAAGCCAGCGCGGTCATCCGGCACCGGACCGGATCCATGCTGTTCCTCGATGCTGACGTCCAAGCCGCAGGCCGGGCAGTCGCAAGCGCATCCGCCATCATGAAAATCATCCGCCCCAGTTCTGGCGCTTCCAGGGACACACAATGA
- a CDS encoding IclR family transcriptional regulator has protein sequence MQDAKKGIRKRQVPAVTRAVAILRQLAREPEPVGVNPLARSLGLIPSTCLHILRALQDEGLVVFDPEKKLYSIGLGILPLARSALQRNSFTTLVQPHLDQLSEEFGVTGIATQLTDPVHMVVVAMSQSSMPFRLQVDLGSRFPALISATGRCFAAFNRVDDAKLRADFDELSWDHPPAYETWLAEVTSARKNGYAVDSGTYISGVTVVAVPMFDTRGQMFRSLVAIGISERIQATGADRIAEKMLAYRDEISKSQMELGG, from the coding sequence ATGCAGGACGCAAAAAAGGGCATTCGAAAACGGCAGGTCCCGGCGGTCACGCGCGCGGTTGCCATCCTCCGGCAACTGGCCAGGGAGCCGGAGCCGGTGGGCGTCAACCCGCTGGCGCGCTCCCTGGGCCTGATCCCCAGCACCTGCCTGCATATTCTGCGCGCGCTGCAGGATGAGGGGCTTGTCGTGTTCGACCCGGAAAAGAAGTTGTATTCCATAGGCTTGGGCATTCTTCCCCTGGCCCGCTCCGCCTTGCAGCGCAACAGCTTCACCACCCTGGTCCAGCCCCATCTCGACCAGCTGTCCGAAGAGTTCGGCGTGACCGGAATCGCGACCCAATTGACGGACCCCGTGCACATGGTCGTGGTCGCCATGTCCCAGTCCAGCATGCCCTTCCGCCTGCAGGTGGACCTGGGCAGCCGTTTCCCCGCGCTCATCAGCGCGACTGGACGCTGTTTTGCCGCCTTCAACCGTGTGGACGATGCGAAACTGCGCGCGGATTTCGACGAGCTGAGCTGGGATCATCCGCCGGCTTACGAGACCTGGCTGGCAGAAGTGACCAGTGCCCGGAAAAACGGCTACGCGGTCGATTCGGGGACCTACATTTCCGGTGTTACCGTCGTTGCGGTCCCCATGTTCGACACAAGGGGCCAGATGTTCCGTAGCCTGGTGGCGATCGGTATTTCCGAACGCATCCAGGCAACGGGCGCAGACAGGATCGCGGAGAAAATGCTCGCCTATCGCGACGAGATCTCGAAAAGCCAGATGGAATTGGGAGGATAG
- a CDS encoding amidase: protein MTDFWRKPLDQLSRDLAAGATTSLELVRGFQERSRRLHPVLNALVTENAEALNEAAESDRRRQAGKVLGPLDGIPIAVKDNILTKGLRTTWGSPVYSDYLPETDETPVERLKAAGMIVLGKTNVPEFTLEGFTSNPLFGTTPNPWNLAVTPGGSSGGSVAGVAAGIFPAALGTDGGGSIRRPCGYTGLFGLKPTIGRIARAQTLPQVLLDMEVVGPITRDVTSSAMLFTAMEGPHAADPRSRLPEEPDRHVALDTGPPPLRILCVERLGDAPLDPEIAASTRAFAERLQALGHHVSQGPMPFDLSGLNAGWTRIGQAGLGFLARTLGTRFEAASPKYREIAEASRQVGSDELFDILDGIARLREEAACFFETCDVILTPASAAMPWPVGSDFPPEIDGRPVGPRGHAVYTGWVNAIGHPAIALPASPSANGLPIGVQLVGAHNRDWLLMRLARQYEKSHSWHASWPPVGEGS, encoded by the coding sequence GGCTCCATCCGGTGCTGAATGCCCTGGTCACGGAAAATGCGGAAGCGCTGAACGAGGCGGCTGAAAGCGATCGGCGACGGCAGGCAGGAAAGGTGCTGGGGCCGCTCGATGGCATACCCATCGCCGTCAAGGACAACATCCTGACCAAGGGGCTGCGCACGACCTGGGGCAGCCCGGTCTATTCTGACTACCTTCCCGAAACGGACGAAACACCTGTCGAGCGGCTGAAAGCCGCGGGAATGATCGTGCTGGGCAAGACCAATGTTCCCGAGTTCACGCTCGAAGGCTTCACCAGCAATCCGCTGTTCGGCACGACACCAAATCCCTGGAACCTGGCGGTTACGCCGGGCGGCTCCAGCGGCGGCTCGGTTGCCGGAGTCGCCGCCGGGATCTTCCCGGCCGCGCTCGGAACAGACGGCGGCGGCTCGATCCGGCGCCCGTGCGGTTACACGGGCCTGTTCGGACTGAAGCCGACCATTGGCCGGATCGCGCGCGCACAGACCCTGCCGCAGGTTCTGCTCGACATGGAGGTGGTCGGGCCGATCACCCGCGATGTCACGTCGTCCGCCATGCTTTTTACCGCGATGGAGGGGCCGCACGCTGCGGATCCCAGATCCAGGTTGCCCGAAGAGCCGGATCGTCATGTCGCGCTGGACACCGGTCCCCCTCCGCTCAGGATCCTTTGTGTCGAGCGGCTGGGCGACGCCCCGCTGGATCCGGAAATTGCCGCAAGCACACGGGCCTTCGCGGAGCGTCTGCAGGCCCTGGGCCATCACGTGTCGCAAGGGCCAATGCCGTTTGACCTCTCCGGCCTGAATGCGGGCTGGACCAGGATCGGTCAGGCCGGTCTCGGGTTCCTGGCGCGGACGCTGGGGACCCGTTTCGAAGCCGCCAGCCCGAAATACCGGGAGATCGCGGAGGCGAGCAGGCAGGTCGGCTCGGACGAGCTCTTCGACATTCTGGACGGCATTGCGCGCCTGCGTGAGGAAGCCGCTTGTTTCTTTGAAACCTGCGACGTCATCCTCACTCCCGCCTCCGCGGCAATGCCCTGGCCTGTCGGTTCGGATTTTCCGCCGGAAATCGACGGCAGGCCCGTGGGGCCACGCGGTCACGCCGTCTACACGGGCTGGGTGAATGCCATCGGACATCCGGCCATCGCGTTGCCTGCGTCGCCGTCGGCAAACGGCCTGCCGATCGGCGTTCAGCTTGTCGGCGCGCACAATCGCGACTGGCTCCTGATGAGGCTGGCCAGGCAATACGAGAAGTCTCATTCGTGGCATGCCTCCTGGCCACCTGTCGGGGAAGGGAGCTGA
- a CDS encoding CaiB/BaiF CoA transferase family protein, with translation MTANKTEDTQAPRSGPLAGLKILDFSRILSGPYASMVLADMGAEVIKVEPVGTGDETRNFPPFQGPLSHYYIALNRSKKSLALNLKTEEGIEIAKQLAAGCDIVLENFRPGVMDRLGLGYETLRAGNPGLIYCSITGFGTESPLADKPAFDIVAQALSGVMSINREPGAAPNKLGLPLGDMAGSIFSVFGILAALHQRSVTGLGQRVDVAMLDGLIAMLGYLSQIYFVTGSAPQPVGTQHPSIVPYGSFATRDGHVIVACLTDRFWKNFANCLELGHLIEDPRFALYQDRLTNRNELEPLINARMSAHSTDYWLDRLTRFDVPNAPILDVAEALEQDHVKARDLVETVSHPLAGDLRLVKNPVLFDGRSQAPSSAPSVLGEDSLTILQEQLGFSRDAVERLVREKVIECGTYREDELIKE, from the coding sequence ATGACCGCGAACAAGACAGAAGATACCCAAGCTCCCCGGTCCGGACCTCTCGCCGGTCTGAAGATCCTGGATTTCTCGCGGATCTTGTCCGGCCCCTATGCCAGCATGGTCCTGGCGGACATGGGGGCGGAGGTGATCAAGGTCGAGCCCGTCGGAACGGGGGACGAGACGCGGAACTTCCCGCCTTTCCAAGGCCCGCTCAGCCACTATTACATTGCCCTCAACCGCAGCAAGAAGAGCCTTGCGCTGAACCTGAAGACGGAAGAAGGCATTGAAATCGCGAAGCAACTGGCGGCCGGTTGCGACATTGTCCTGGAGAATTTCAGGCCAGGCGTGATGGACCGGCTCGGGCTCGGCTACGAGACCTTGCGCGCCGGCAATCCCGGCCTGATCTATTGTTCCATTACCGGCTTCGGCACGGAAAGTCCGCTGGCGGACAAACCTGCCTTCGACATCGTCGCGCAGGCCCTGTCCGGTGTCATGAGCATCAACCGGGAACCGGGCGCCGCCCCCAACAAGCTGGGCCTGCCCCTTGGCGACATGGCGGGCAGCATCTTTTCCGTTTTCGGCATCCTGGCCGCCCTCCACCAGCGCTCCGTCACCGGTCTCGGACAACGTGTCGACGTCGCCATGCTTGACGGTCTGATCGCCATGCTGGGCTACCTGTCCCAGATCTACTTCGTCACCGGTTCCGCGCCTCAGCCCGTTGGAACCCAGCATCCGAGCATCGTTCCCTACGGGTCGTTCGCAACCCGTGACGGCCACGTTATCGTTGCCTGCCTGACAGACCGTTTCTGGAAAAATTTCGCCAACTGCCTCGAGCTGGGCCATCTGATCGAAGATCCGCGCTTTGCGCTCTACCAGGACCGCCTGACCAACAGGAACGAGCTGGAGCCGCTCATCAACGCACGCATGAGCGCGCACTCGACCGACTATTGGCTCGACAGGCTGACACGCTTCGACGTTCCGAATGCGCCGATCCTGGACGTCGCGGAGGCCCTTGAGCAGGACCATGTCAAGGCGCGGGACCTTGTCGAAACCGTTTCACATCCTCTCGCCGGAGATCTGCGTCTGGTCAAAAACCCGGTCCTGTTTGACGGTCGGTCCCAGGCCCCCTCCAGCGCACCGTCCGTGCTTGGCGAGGACAGCCTGACAATCCTGCAGGAACAGTTGGGTTTCAGCCGGGACGCGGTGGAGCGGTTGGTCCGGGAAAAGGTCATTGAATGCGGTACCTACCGGGAAGACGAGCTCATCAAGGAATAA